A region from the Pseudomonas promysalinigenes genome encodes:
- a CDS encoding (2,3-dihydroxybenzoyl)adenylate synthase — protein MKAHIDPTSFERYLESGALQSSTLLDCLGKWAVQYGERTALQDDCERLTYRQLDQRSTALASLLKARGLVADDKVILQLPNSCGFCVALFAVMKLGGVAILALPGHRQYELLGLQEAARATMYITCSELAGFRYEVLAQALVGQGMAPTGVIYLDTLEEATWQAPVTLAAHSAAPDDVAFLLLSGGTTQVPKLIPRTHADYTYNVTAMAEACGLNAQTRYLCVVPVAHNFALGCPGVLGVLSVGGFVHMLPQPDIMRLCELLIEQRITVTSLVPSIAEIMIEYLELDDLSFDALELVQVGAARFSKESARRLKALLGCELQHIYGMAEGLLCFNRAEDSEDSKVNTQGRPLSVFDEIRVVGEGGQQVALGEAGELHVRGPYTIRGYHARPEINAAAFDDEGFYRTGDIVRVDQAGNVTVVGRAKEQINRAGEKYSPSDMEKLMLDWSRVGECAVVGIEDRTLGERVVYFIRPIGPGPSRRDVCDYLKGLGLADFKYPDEVVLMDQLPLTAVGKIDKKRLLLEYP, from the coding sequence ATGAAAGCGCATATCGATCCGACCTCCTTTGAGCGATACCTGGAAAGCGGCGCGCTGCAGTCGAGCACCTTGCTCGATTGCTTGGGAAAATGGGCGGTGCAGTATGGCGAGCGAACGGCGCTCCAAGACGACTGCGAGCGGTTGACCTACCGCCAGCTAGACCAGCGCTCCACGGCGCTGGCGAGCCTGCTAAAAGCTCGGGGGCTGGTCGCCGACGATAAGGTGATCCTGCAGCTGCCAAACAGCTGCGGTTTCTGCGTCGCGCTTTTTGCAGTGATGAAATTGGGAGGTGTGGCAATACTGGCGCTACCTGGGCACCGGCAGTATGAATTGCTGGGGTTACAAGAGGCTGCGCGGGCCACGATGTACATCACTTGCAGTGAGTTGGCAGGTTTTCGCTATGAGGTGCTGGCGCAGGCGCTGGTCGGACAAGGTATGGCGCCAACTGGCGTCATCTATCTGGATACGCTTGAGGAGGCGACCTGGCAAGCGCCTGTCACCTTGGCGGCGCATTCAGCTGCGCCGGACGATGTGGCTTTCCTGCTCTTATCCGGTGGCACGACCCAAGTACCCAAGCTGATTCCTCGCACCCATGCCGACTACACCTATAACGTCACCGCCATGGCTGAGGCGTGTGGCTTGAATGCGCAAACGCGCTACCTGTGCGTAGTGCCGGTTGCTCATAATTTTGCTTTGGGCTGCCCGGGCGTTCTCGGCGTGCTGTCGGTGGGAGGCTTTGTTCACATGCTGCCCCAGCCGGATATCATGCGTTTATGTGAACTGCTGATTGAGCAACGCATCACCGTCACATCGCTGGTGCCGTCGATTGCCGAGATTATGATTGAGTACCTAGAGCTCGATGACTTGTCGTTCGACGCTCTAGAGCTGGTGCAGGTGGGAGCGGCCCGTTTTTCCAAAGAGTCAGCACGACGTCTCAAGGCCTTGCTCGGTTGTGAACTTCAGCATATCTATGGCATGGCCGAAGGCTTGCTCTGCTTCAATCGTGCCGAGGACTCGGAAGATTCGAAAGTGAATACCCAGGGGCGCCCATTATCGGTGTTCGATGAAATTCGCGTCGTCGGGGAGGGCGGGCAGCAGGTTGCGCTTGGCGAAGCCGGCGAACTTCATGTGCGCGGCCCCTACACCATTCGCGGTTATCATGCGAGGCCAGAAATCAATGCGGCGGCATTCGATGACGAGGGTTTCTACCGTACTGGCGATATAGTGCGTGTCGACCAGGCTGGCAATGTCACGGTGGTTGGACGAGCCAAGGAGCAGATTAACCGGGCTGGCGAAAAGTACTCGCCGTCGGACATGGAAAAACTGATGCTCGACTGGTCACGAGTGGGTGAATGCGCAGTGGTTGGGATAGAGGATCGTACGCTGGGTGAGCGGGTGGTTTACTTCATCCGACCTATTGGCCCCGGACCATCGCGGCGCGATGTTTGCGACTATCTAAAAGGGTTGGGGCTTGCTGACTTCAAGTACCCCGATGAAGTCGTATTGATGGACCAACTGCCGCTGACCGCCGTAGGTAAGATTGATAAGAAACGTTTGTTGCTCGAATACCCCTGA
- a CDS encoding beta-ketoacyl-[acyl-carrier-protein] synthase family protein, protein MQKQHVVVTGLGLSTSLGQGVESNWQALQAGSSNFKASARLAPGAIRTRFAAVDERFESQRNPRVVIETYLREVIAEATAVCPAASYDRLYYSVPSGMYYWYERLRDATQVRADNAFFAFSSEEALGSELVSTYSLGEYPTVVATACASSASALQLGYEAIANGLAERVIVAASDSSIYDETVSKFNNLSALSTRNDSPHTACRPFSADRDGFVIGEAGACLVLESVASAKARGARVLARFSGCASTTDNFHRTKGDPNGAGMRDCMRLAVESARLQPGQVDCVNAHGTSTPENDRMEAQVIAELFPHQPWVTSVKSMLGHTVHAAGAVEAVVSVLSLMHQVVTPTLNYDGSLDNQNIRIASQCHQGVGLNHVLSNSFGFGGQNVALVFSAPEQGCSQ, encoded by the coding sequence ATGCAAAAGCAACATGTCGTTGTAACTGGGTTGGGCTTGAGTACGTCTCTAGGCCAGGGCGTCGAATCCAACTGGCAGGCCCTTCAAGCTGGAAGCTCCAACTTCAAAGCTTCGGCGCGGCTCGCGCCTGGCGCTATCCGCACCCGTTTCGCCGCCGTAGACGAGCGTTTTGAGTCGCAGCGTAACCCGCGTGTGGTCATTGAAACGTACCTGCGAGAAGTCATCGCCGAGGCGACTGCTGTGTGCCCGGCCGCGAGCTACGATCGCCTTTATTACAGTGTGCCCAGCGGCATGTATTACTGGTATGAACGCCTGCGAGATGCCACCCAGGTGCGCGCCGACAATGCGTTTTTCGCCTTTTCCTCGGAGGAGGCACTGGGTAGCGAGCTGGTCAGCACATACAGTCTGGGGGAATACCCCACCGTCGTAGCAACAGCCTGTGCTTCTTCGGCGTCTGCCCTACAGCTGGGCTACGAGGCGATTGCCAACGGACTGGCGGAACGTGTGATCGTGGCAGCATCGGATAGCTCCATCTATGACGAAACCGTCAGCAAGTTCAACAATCTGTCTGCCCTTTCGACTCGCAATGACTCGCCGCATACCGCCTGTCGACCTTTCAGCGCGGATCGTGACGGGTTTGTGATCGGCGAGGCTGGGGCATGCTTGGTCTTGGAAAGCGTTGCCAGTGCCAAAGCCAGGGGCGCGAGGGTGTTGGCTCGGTTCAGCGGCTGCGCGAGTACTACCGACAACTTCCACCGTACCAAGGGGGATCCCAATGGCGCTGGCATGCGTGACTGCATGCGCCTGGCGGTGGAGTCAGCACGATTGCAACCTGGCCAAGTGGACTGCGTGAATGCCCACGGCACGAGTACGCCTGAAAATGACCGGATGGAAGCACAGGTGATCGCCGAACTGTTCCCACACCAGCCGTGGGTTACCTCTGTCAAATCTATGCTGGGCCACACCGTGCACGCCGCCGGGGCGGTGGAAGCTGTGGTGTCGGTGCTCAGCTTGATGCATCAGGTGGTGACCCCGACTTTGAACTACGACGGCAGTCTGGATAACCAGAATATCCGAATTGCCTCCCAGTGCCACCAGGGAGTGGGGCTTAATCATGTGTTGTCGAACTCGTTCGGATTTGGCGGCCAGAACGTAGCGCTGGTATTTTCCGCGCCTGAGCAAGGGTGTAGCCAATGA